A single Phoenix dactylifera cultivar Barhee BC4 chromosome 1, palm_55x_up_171113_PBpolish2nd_filt_p, whole genome shotgun sequence DNA region contains:
- the LOC103706029 gene encoding probable membrane-associated 30 kDa protein, chloroplastic, whose amino-acid sequence MAIKAPIGGLRVASPPSASLRALPKRAIVACPPLRTSFFNGGVGALKAVEIRTSRFNRQRCGGLGGGGLGAQMNLFDRLGRVIKSYVNAIVSSFEDPEKILEQAVMDMNNDLTKMRQATAQVLASQKRLENKYRATQQASDDWYRRAQLALEKGDEDLAREALKRRKSYADNASSLRAQLDQQKGVVDNLVSNTRLLESKIQEAKSKKDTLKARAQSAKTATKVSEMLGNVNTSGALSAFEKMEEKVMAMESQAEALNQLTTDDLEGKFALLESSSVDDDLAKMKRDLSGSSLRGELPAGRTAASSSNAAFPFRDIEIENELNELRRKAKDY is encoded by the exons ATGGCGATAAAGGCCCCTATTGGCGGCCTGAGGGTGGCCTCCCCGCCGTCGGCCTCACTGCGAGCCCTTCCCAAGAGGGCTATCGTCGCTTGCCCACCCCTCCGGACCTCCTTCTTTAACGGCGGAG TGGGTGCTCTAAAAGCCGTGGAGATTCGAACATCCAGGTTTAACAGACAGAGATGTGGTGGGCTTGGAGGGGGTGGTCTTGGTGCCCAGATGAACCTATTTGATCGGCTAGGCAGGGTAATCAAG TCCTATGTAAATGCCatcgtaagttcttttgaagatccagaAAAAATATTGGAACAAGCTGTAATGGACATGAACAATGACTTGACAAAGATGCGCCAAGCCACCGCTCAG GTATTAGCATCCCAGAAGCGTTTGGAGAACAAATATAGAGCTACACAGCAAGCTTCTGATGATTG GTATCGTAGGGCACAACTTGCTCTGGAAAAAGGGGATGAGGATCTTGCTCGTGAGGCCCTTAAGAGACGTAAATCTTATGCT gATAATGCAAGCTCCCTAAGAGCTCAGCTTGATCAGCAAAAAGGTGTGGTTGATAATCTTGTATCCAATACCCGG CTTTTGGAGAGCAAGATACAGGAAGCTAAGTCAAAGAAAGATACTCTAAAAGCTCGTGCTCAGTCAGCAAA GACTGCAACAAAAGTGAGCGAAATGTTGGGAAATGTCAATACAAGTGGTGCTCTTTCAGCATTTGAGAAGATGGAGGAAAAGG TTATGGCAATGGAGTCTCAAGCAGAGGCCCTTAATCAGTTGACAACTGATGACCTAGAAGGAAAG TTTGCATTGCTTGAAAGCTCATCAGTGGATGATGATCTTGCAAAAATGAAAAGAGACTTGTCAGGAAGCTCTTTG AGAGGAGAACTTCCTGCTGGTAGAACAGCAGCTAGCAGTTCAAATGCAGCATTTCCTTTCCGAGACATTGAGATTGAGAATGAGCTCAATGAATTGCGAAGAAAAGCCAAGGACTACTAG